One part of the Candidatus Methylomirabilota bacterium genome encodes these proteins:
- the queC gene encoding 7-cyano-7-deazaguanine synthase QueC: protein MPEPRKAVVLLSGGVDSTTTLAIAKSVGFQVYALSFGYGQRHEAELAAARRVAAALGVAGHEVVVFDLRRFGGSALTGDLPVPKGRAPETMAREIPVTYVPARNTIFLAVALAWAETLGSSDIFIGVNFYDYSGYPDCRPEYIEAFRRMADLATKAGVEGRQRLTVHTPLIHMTKAQIIQRGLELGVDYGLTLSCYDPAPEGACGRCDSCALRLKGFAEAGLTDPVRYR from the coding sequence ATGCCCGAGCCCCGGAAAGCCGTCGTGCTCCTGAGCGGCGGCGTGGACTCCACGACCACGCTCGCCATCGCGAAGTCCGTGGGCTTCCAGGTCTACGCGCTCAGCTTCGGCTACGGCCAGCGCCACGAGGCCGAGCTCGCGGCGGCGCGCCGCGTGGCCGCCGCGCTCGGCGTCGCCGGCCACGAGGTCGTCGTGTTCGACCTGCGCCGCTTCGGCGGCTCCGCGCTGACGGGTGACCTCCCCGTGCCCAAGGGCCGCGCCCCCGAGACGATGGCGCGGGAGATCCCGGTCACGTACGTGCCCGCGCGCAACACCATCTTCCTGGCCGTGGCGCTCGCGTGGGCCGAGACGCTCGGGTCGAGCGACATCTTCATCGGCGTGAATTTCTACGATTACTCGGGGTATCCCGACTGCCGCCCCGAGTACATCGAAGCGTTCCGGCGGATGGCTGACCTCGCGACGAAGGCCGGCGTCGAGGGCCGTCAGCGCCTCACCGTGCACACGCCGCTCATCCACATGACGAAGGCCCAGATCATCCAGCGGGGGCTCGAGCTCGGCGTGGACTACGGACTCACCCTCTCCTGCTACGACCCGGCGCCCGAGGGCGCGTGCGGGCGCTGCGACTCGTGCGCGCTGAGACTGAAGGGCTTCGCGGAAGCCGGCCTGACGGACCCGGTCCGCTACCGCTAG